One Peromyscus leucopus breed LL Stock chromosome 2, UCI_PerLeu_2.1, whole genome shotgun sequence DNA window includes the following coding sequences:
- the LOC114683447 gene encoding olfactory receptor 13C8 codes for MERANDSMLTEFILVGLSDHPKLQKVLFVLVLCVYLIILLGNGVIISVVIYDVHLHTPMYFFLCNLSFLDICYTSSSVPLILGSFLTGRKRISFPECMVQMFLSFAMGATECVLLGTMALDRFLAICYPLRYPVIMSKSTYVPMAVGCWVSGLVDSLVQTSLAVQLPFCTNNVIRHFVCEMLAILKLACADISINVISMAGSNLLFLAVPLLVIAISYVFIVATILRIPSTEGKQKAFSTCSAHLTVVILFYGTIFCMYAKPKSKITARTGHQSVIEALISLFYGVMTPMLNPLIYSLRNKDVKAAVRNMLGGERLIKQK; via the coding sequence ATGGAGAGAGCCAATGATTCCATGTTAACAGAATTTATCTTGGTGGGGCTTTCTGACCACCCAAAGCTCCAGAAAGTTTTATTTGTGCTAGTTTTGTGCGTGTATCTGATAATCCTGCTTGGAAATGGAGTCATTATCTCAGTAGTTATCTATgatgtgcacctgcacacccccatgtatttcttcctctgtAACCTTTCCTTCCTGGATATCTGCTATACAAGCTCTTCTGTCCCACTAATTCTCGGTAGTTTTctgacaggaaggaagagaatttCTTTTCCTGAGTGCATGGTACAAATGTTCCTCTCCTTTGCCATGGGTGCCACAGAATGCGTGCTTCTAGGCACAATGGCACTTGACCGCTTTCTGGCCATCTGTTACCCACTGAGATACCCTGTCATCATGAGCAAGAGTACTTATGTGCCCATGGCAGTTGGATGCTGGGTTTCTGGGCTTGTTGACTCGTTGGTGCAGACATCTCTTGCAGTGCAATTACCATTCTGTACTAATAACGTCATTCGCCACTTTGTCTGTGAAATGCTAGCCATTCTGAAACTGGCTTGTGCAGATATTTCCATCAATGTGATTAGCATGGCAGGGTCAAATCTGCTTTTTCTAGCTGTTCCATTGTTAGTCATTGCTATCTCTTACGTTTTCATTGTTGCCACTATTCTGAGGATCCCTTCcactgaaggaaaacagaaggcCTTCTCCACATGCTCTGCCCATCTGACAGTGGTGATTCTATTCTATGGAACCATCTTCTGCATGTATGCAAAGCCCAAGTCTAAAATCACTGCTAGGACAGGGCATCAAAGTGTGATCGAGGCCCTCATCTCCCTCTTCTATGGGGTGATGACCCCCATGCTCAATCCTCTCATCTACAGTCTGAGGAACAAAGATGTGAAGGCTGCTGTGAGAAACATGCTGGGAGGAGAACGtctgataaaacagaaatga
- the LOC119087411 gene encoding protein NipSnap homolog 3B-like — protein sequence MARTIPHSKLAFIDKQEVEITYLVPWCKIGTPPKEGVYELATFQMKPGGPALWGNAFKRAVNAHVDLGYSTLVGVFHTEYGALNRVHVLWWNESADTREAGRHWSHEDPRVVAAVRESVNYLESQQNMFLIPASFSPLK from the exons ATGGCAAGAACGATTCCTCATTCCAAATTGGCTTTCATTGATAAACAAGAAGTTGAGATTACCTACCTGGTACCATGGTGCAAAATAGGAACACCTCCCAAGGAAG GAGTCTATGAATTGGCTACTTTTCAGATGAAACCTGGGGGCCCAGCTCTGTGGGGTAACGCATTCAAAAGGGCAGTAAACGCCCACGTTGATCTCGGCTACTCTACACTAGTTGGTGTTTTCCACACTGAATATGGAGCCCTCAACAGAG TCCATGTTCTGTGGTGGAACGAGAGCGCAGATACTCGCGAAGCTGGGAGACATTGGTCTCATGAGGATCCCAGAGTCGTGGCTGCTG TTCGGGAAAGTGTCAATTACCTCGAGTCTCAGCAGAATATGTTCCTGATCCCAGCGTCCTTTTCACCACTGAAGTAG